Proteins encoded within one genomic window of Oncorhynchus nerka isolate Pitt River linkage group LG17, Oner_Uvic_2.0, whole genome shotgun sequence:
- the LOC115120356 gene encoding ferritin, heavy subunit-like, which translates to MLMEITYRLDALANIFEQDDIALPSVAAFFHEHSEQEQAQAEAMLDYLSDRGGQHCNKDIQRPGCEVVCAVIPALELMLGQWKEEMAVMVELSQLSKEHSDPHSASVVKSRFLGPLVPRVKLLGDLLTNARRVGCTIDRSGGFGEYLINQLQEELTNVTSG; encoded by the exons ATGCTTATGGAGATTACTTACAGACTTGATGCACTG GCCAATATATTTGAGCAGGATGATATTGCCTTGCCAAGCGTGGCAGCGTTCTTCCATGAGCACTCTGAGCAGGAACAGGCGCAGGCTGAGGCCATGCTGGACTACCTGTCAGACAGAGGGGGAcagcactgtaataaagacataCAG AGGCCaggctgtgaggtggtgtgtGCAGTGATCCCAGCCCTCGAGCTGATGCTGGGCCAGTGGAAGGAGGAGATGGCTGTGATGGTGGAGCTCAGCCAGCTGTCCAAGGAGCACAGCGACCCGCACTCCGCCAGCGTGGTCAAGAGCCGCTTCCTGGGGCCACTGGTGCCCCGCGTCAAACTGCTGGGAGACCTCCTGACCAACGCCCGTAGAGTGGGCTGCACCATTGACCGCTCGGGGGGCTTTGGGGAGTACCTAATCAACCAGCTGCAGGAGGAGTTGACCAATGTCACCAGTGGATGA
- the LOC115120355 gene encoding myoblast determination protein 1 homolog 2 yields the protein MELSDISFPVTSADDFYDDPCFNTSDMHFFEDLDPRLVHVGLLKPDDHHYNEDEHIRAPSGHHQAGRCLLWACKACKRKTTNSDRRKAATMRERRRLGKVNDAFENLKRCTSNNPNQRLPKVEILRNAISYIESLQSLLRGQDGENYYPVLEHYSGDSDASSPQSNCSDGMMDYNAPTCTSARRSNYDSSYFAETPNADSRSNKNAAVISSLDCLSNIVERISTDTSACTVLSGQEGSEGSPCSSQEGSILSETGAPVPSPTNCPQSSHDPIYQVL from the exons ATGGAGTTGTCGGATATTTCGTTCCCTGTCACCTCTGCTGATGACTTTTATGACGACCCGTGCTTCAACACCAGCGACATGCATTTCTTCGAGGACCTGGACCCCCGGCTGGTCCACGTGGGACTCCTCAAGCCAGACGACCACCATTACAACGAAGACGAGCACATCAGGGCACCGAGCGGGCACCACCAAGCCGGGAGGTGCCTCCTCTGGGCATGTAAAGCTTGCAAGAGGAAAACCACAAACTCTGACCGGAGGAAGGCTGCTACTAtgcgggagaggaggaggctggGAAAGGTCAACGACGCCTTCGAGAACCTGAAGAGATGCACGTCAAACAACCCCAATCAGAGGCTTCCCAAGGTGGAGATCTTGAGAAATGCAATCAGCTACATCGAGTCTCTGCAATCTCTGCTCAGGGGCCAGGACGGCGAGAACTACTACCCGGTGTTGGAACACTATAGCGGGGACTCTGATGCATCCAGTCCACAGTCCAACTGCTCTGATGGAATG ATGGACTACAATGCCCCGACGTGCACGTCCGCAAGACGAAGCAACTATGACAGCTCTTATTTCGCCGAGACTCCAAATG CTGATTCCAGAAGCAACAAGAACGCAGCGGTCATTTCCAGCCTGGATTGTCTTTCCAACATCGTGGAGAGAATCTCTACAGACACGTCTGCGTGCACTGTGTTATCAGGCCAGGAGGGTTCCGAGGGTAGCCCCTGTTCTTCACAAGAGGGATCTATCCTGAGCGAAACGGGGGCACCCGTGCCGTCACCGACCAACTGCCCACAGTCGTCCCATGACCCCATCTACCAAGTGCTATGA